In one window of Arachis ipaensis cultivar K30076 chromosome B06, Araip1.1, whole genome shotgun sequence DNA:
- the LOC107646508 gene encoding protein FAR1-RELATED SEQUENCE 11-like: MASPFPSRERRVARDEDTLGGVRVAEEVEMYDGADHGVGSVEGEGFAGMESDEYDLQEDGQNTTIMQRAMSTMGMRLNWKTIWPVSEECSIDFLNLSEEEVLRFNFAAIDIAFEFYQQYAKHHGFGARRSKSEKRGEVRIRQEFVCHRQGYRSPKFYSMPNRQRPRADTRCGCPARMLLCRDDESGRWNVAYFFRCA, encoded by the exons ATGGCTTCGCCGTTTCCATCAAGGGAAAGAAG GGTTGCCAGGGATGAAGATACCCTTGGGGGTGTGCGTGTCGCCGAGGAAGTAGAAATGTACGATGGAGCAGACCATGGAGTTGGATCGGTTGAGGGCGAAGGCTTTGCAGGGATGGAGTCGGACGAGTACGATTTACAGGAAGATGGACAGAACACGACCATCATGCAGAGGGCGATGTCGACAATGGGGATGCGGTTGAATTGGAAGACAATTTGGCCGGTGTCAGAGGAAT GTTCGATTGATTTTTTGAACTTGAGCGAGGAGGAGGTTCTCCGCTTTAATTTCGCAGCTATTGACATTGCATTTGAGTTCTACCAGCAATATGCAAAGCACCATGGCTTCGGCGCGAGACGTTCCAAAAGCGAAAAACGTGGCGAAGTAAGGATACGGCAAGAGTTCGTGTGCCACCGACAAGGGTACCGATCCCCGAAGTTCTACTCAATGCCTAACCGGCAAAGACCGAGGGCCGATACACGGTGTGGATGCCCTGCAAGGATGCTACTTTGCAGGGACGATGAATCAGGACGTTGGAACGTTGCGTACTTTTTCAGATGTGCATAA